One Cucurbita pepo subsp. pepo cultivar mu-cu-16 chromosome LG11, ASM280686v2, whole genome shotgun sequence DNA window includes the following coding sequences:
- the LOC111805369 gene encoding uncharacterized protein LOC111805369, translating to MSRLFSDRSRGSSRRHGSSSSSVIHDTTTITTSAAAASTSAATTSITMPVYPIDEIPSPFGDLGLQLSESELRVTAYEILIGSCRSTGGKPLTYISQSEKGVDRSASLSTATSLHRSITSTAVSKFKKALGLKSSSSARKRIIGGDESANQGRATSGLTVGELIRIQMRISEQVDSRIRRALLRITSGQLGRRIESMVLPLELFQQLKALDFQNNEEHMAWQRRYLKVLEIGLLLHPRLPLEKADDAPKRFRQIVRGAMEKPIDAGRNFEIIQDLRSIVLSLACRSFGESVPGMCHWADGFPLNLRLYQTLLEACFDANDATSIIEEVDEVLEHVKKTWVVLGMNQMLHNLCFSWVLFNRYVATGQVGSDLLSASKSLLAEVEDDVESYKDPIYSRILSTTLSSILVSTERKLLAYRNDFHSDNIECMQSLVSIAVLSSELLQNNQHDWKTIEVDVAYNKVDNYIRSSLRTAFSKKMEKVKSTIKNQKNPPHVLSVLAQEVSELAFDEKAMFSPIFKEWHPHAAGVAVSTIHSCYGKELKKFISGIDELTPNAIEVLNAADKLEKDLVQIAVGDSVDSEDGGKSIIREMPPYEAETLIANLVKTWISTRVDRLKEWIGRFLQQEVWNPRANKEHVAPSVVEVLRIVDESFEAFFLLSIPQHASLLPDLMTGLDKCLQQYILEAKSGCGSRSTYIPALPALTRCSKGSKFGVFKKKEKLQAGQGRTQFGITNASNSLSIPQLCVCINSLHHVRTELEVQERRAVARLKNLEPHYTDAVRNLAGKWFELSASLCVEGIKQLSEATAYKVVFHDLSQFLWDGLYIGEVASSRIEPFLQELEQYLETISSTVVHDRVRTRMITDVMKASFDGFLLVLLAGGPSRAFVKQDSEMIEEDFKFLTDLFWSNGDGLPADLISKHSGIVNGVIDLFRSDSESLIEQFKYVMVESHGVQAKSRLPLPPTSGHWEPTEPNTLLRVLCYRNDEIAAKFLKKTYNLPKKL from the exons TTGACGAGATCCCCTCGCCGTTTGGCGATTTAGGCTTGCAACTGTCGGAGTCGGAGCTCCGAGTAACCGCGTACGAGATCTTGATTGGATCTTGCCGGAGCACTGGCGGTAAACCGTTAACTTATATTTCGCAGTCGGAGAAGGGAGTTGATCGGTCTGCGTCGTTGTCGACGGCGACGTCGCTGCACCGGTCGATAACGTCGACGGCTGTGAGCAAATTTAAGAAGGCGCTAGGGCtgaaatcatcatcatcggCGAGGAAGAGGATAATCGGAGGCGATGAGTCAGCGAATCAAGGTCGAGCGACTTCGGGATTGACGGTAGGGGAGTTGATAAGGATTCAGATGAGAATTTCGGAACAGGTTGATTCGAGAATTAGAAGGGCGCTTTTGAGGATCACTTCTGGACAG CTTGGAAGGCGGATAGAGTCGATGGTTCTGCCGCTCGAGCTGTTTCAACAGCTTAAGGCTTTGGACTTCCAAAATAATGAAGAACACATGGCTTGGCAAAGGCGTTATTTGAAGGTTCTTGAAATAGGACTTCTATTGCATCCTCGCTTGCCATTAGAAAAGGCAGACGACGCTCCGAAACGTTTTCGACAGATTGTTCGTGGTGCTATGGAGAAACCCATTGATGCTGGGAGAAACTTTGAAATTATCCAAGACCTTCGGAGTATCGTGTTGTCTCTTGCTTGTAGATCATTTGGCGAGTCTGTTCCGGGCATGTGCCATTGGGCAGATGGGTTCCCTTTGAATCTCAGGCTCTACCAAACTCTTTTAGAAGCTTGTTTTGATGCTAATGATGCAACTTCTATCATTGAAGAGGTTGATGAGGTCTTGGAACATGTTAAGAAAACTTGGGTTGTGCTTGGCATGAACCAGATGCTGCATAATCTTTGTTTCTCGTGGGTTTTGTTCAATCGATACGTTGCCACGGGACAAGTCGGAAGTGACTTGCTATCTGCATCCAAAAGTCTGTTGGCCGAAGTTGAAGACGACGTCGAGTCCTACAAGGATCCTATTTACTCGAGAATCCTGAGCACTACTCTTAGTTCGATTTTGGTTTCGACGGAGAGAAAGCTTCTTGCATACCGCAACGATTTTCACAGTGACAACATTGAGTGTATGCAAAGCCTAGTCTCTATTGCAGTATTATCATCTGAGTTACTGCAAAATAACCAACACGATTGGAAGACGATCGAAGTTGATGTGGCATATAACAAAGTCGATAACTATATAAGATCATCACTTCGAACTGCTTTTTCTAAG AAAATGGAGAAGGTTAAATCAACCATTAAAAACCAGAAAAATCCACCTCATGTTCTTTCTGTCCTTGCTCAAGAGGTGAGCGAACTGGCTTTCGATGAGAAGGCAATGTTTAGTCCAATATTCAAGGAATGGCACCCTCATGCAGCTGGAGTAGCCGTTTCAACGATCCATTCTTGTTACGGCAAGGAACTGAAAAAATTCATTTCGGGTATTGATGAACTGACGCCGAATGCTATTGAAGTTCTCAATGCAGCTGATAAATTGGAGAAAGATCTCGTGCAGATTGCAGTTGGAGATTCAGTAGACAGTGAAGATGGTGGGAAGTCCATAATACGAGAGATGCCTCCTTACGAAGCTGAAACGCTAATTGCCAACCTCGTAAAGACGTGGATCAGTACGAGAGTGGACAGACTAAAGGAATGGATTGGCAGATTCCTTCAACAAGAG GTATGGAATCCACGTGCAAACAAAGAGCACGTCGCTCCTTCTGTCGTTGAAGTTTTACGAATAGTCGATGAAAGTTTTGAagctttctttttgttgtcaATTCCACAACACGCATCATTGCTTCCTGATTTAATGACTGGTCTTGACAAATGTTTGCAACAGTACATACTTGAGGCAAAATCTGGCTGCG GATCCAGAAGTACCTATATTCCTGCTCTGCCTGCTTTAACTAGATGTTCGAAAGGATCAAAGTTCGGCGTATtcaaaaagaaggaaaagttgCAAGCGGGTCAGGGGAGGACCCAGTTCGGGATCACGAATGCCAGTAACTCTTTGTCGATCCCCCAGCTATGTGTTTGTATTAATTCGTTGCACCATGTACGGACCGAGCTTGAAGTCCAAGAAAGAAGGGCGGTTGCCCGTCTTAAGAATCTCGAGCCTCACTACACAGATGCTGTTAGGAACCTAGCTGGGAAATGGTTTGAGCTTTCGGCATCTCTGTGTGTGGAAGGGATAAAGCAACTAAGTGAAGCAACTGCATACAAAGTTGTATTCCACGATCTCAGTCAGTTTTTATGGGATGGCTTATATATTGGGGAGGTTGCATCTTCAAGGATTGAGCCATTCCTTCAGGAGCTTGAGCAATACCTAGAAACCATTTCATCAACTGTTGTCCATGACAGAGTCAGAACACGGATGATAACCGACGTGATGAAAGCCTCTTTCGATGGTTTCCTATTAGTTCTACTTGCTGGAGGCCCGTCCCGAGCTTTTGTTAAGCAAGATTCGGAAATGATCGAGGAAGACTTTAAGTTTCTAACAGATCTCTTTTGGTCCAATGGTGATGGGCTTCCTGCTGATTTGATTAGTAAACATTCAGGCATTGTTAACGGAGTCATCGATCTGTTTCGTTCCGACTCCGAAAGTCTGATCGAGCAGTTCAAATATGTGATGGTGGAGTCGCATGGTGTGCAAGCTAAATCCAGGCTTCCTTTGCCTCCAACTTCTGGTCATTGGGAACCAACCGAGCCGAATACACTACTCCGAGTCTTGTGCTATCGCAACGATGAGATAGCTGCAAAGTTCCTCAAGAAGACTTACAATTTGCCCAAAAAACTATAA